The genomic segment TATCTCGCACAATTACCTGACCGGTATCACGGCAGGGGATTGGTGGCGTTTGCTGCAGGATAACAACTTCGCGGTGGATCCTGTGTATTGGCACCGGGCGGCGGTGGTGAGCCTGCTGAGCGTGGCGAATTCGATCTACCGGTGGCGGGAGGATCGCGAGCACGGGGATGAGGTGGTGGCGACGGTGATCGCGAAGGCGCCGGTTTTCATCCTCGGTCACTGGCGCAGCGGGACGACGCATCTGCACAACCTGATGGCGCAGGATGACGAGGGCTTCGCCTATCCGAACACCTATCAGGTGGTGAATCCGCACATCTTCCTGACGACGGAGGAGGTGCGCACGCGGCGCTTCGCGAAGCTGCTGCCGGACAAGCGGCCGATGGACAACATGGCGCTGAGTTTCGAGTCCCCGCAAGAGGATGAGTTCGCGCCGCTGTTGATCACGCTGAAGTCCTCGTACCTGGGCGTTTCCTTTCCACGCAGCGAGGATCACTATTCGCGCTATCTGAGCTTTGAGGGAGTGCCGCGGGACGAGGTGGAGGAGTGGAAGCGCGGCCTGGAGTGGTTCCTGAAGAAGCTAAGCTTCAAGTACGGTCCGGGCCGTAGATTGCTGCTGAAATCGCCACCGCACACGGCGCGGATCGGGGTGCTGAGGGAGATGTTTCCGGATGCGAAGTTCGTGCACATCCACCGCCGACCGGAGGAGGTGCTGCAATCCTTCCGCCACTA from the Luteolibacter rhizosphaerae genome contains:
- a CDS encoding sulfotransferase family protein gives rise to the protein MKEPLKHRWSISHNYLTGITAGDWWRLLQDNNFAVDPVYWHRAAVVSLLSVANSIYRWREDREHGDEVVATVIAKAPVFILGHWRSGTTHLHNLMAQDDEGFAYPNTYQVVNPHIFLTTEEVRTRRFAKLLPDKRPMDNMALSFESPQEDEFAPLLITLKSSYLGVSFPRSEDHYSRYLSFEGVPRDEVEEWKRGLEWFLKKLSFKYGPGRRLLLKSPPHTARIGVLREMFPDAKFVHIHRRPEEVLQSFRHYYDTAMWHTYLQRPDRSRIDDEIFQRYRDLMGAFFARRGEIPAGNFCEVAYADLERDPMGAVAGIYDALSLDGAEQAMPKIKAYVDTLDGYEKNRFKPLDEASRQRIREEWREFYEPLGYRVE